The sequence below is a genomic window from Desulfobulbus oligotrophicus.
CTGCCGGACAACAGTGCAGCCTATCAGCCGGGCCTGGTCAGCTGGACTGACTGGAAACCGATCACCGGTGAAAATGCCTGGGCCTTTCTTATCGGTCCGCTGCAGGCCGCCATTATCCATTACACCACCACTGATCAGGGCTATGTGCCGCTGTCCGACCCTGCCCTGACAAATGCCCTGGCCGTCCTGCCCAGCTTTGCAGCGCTGCAGTCGCCCGCCGGTGGTGTCTATTCTGCGCCATCAGGTACAGTGGCCAATCAGGGCAACCAGCTGATTGATCCATTTTCAGTCTCTGTGGAAAACAACATATCACTCCTGGCCGGACTCAAGATCCTTCAGGCCACACTGAAGACCACTCTCAAAAAAGACTCCAGCCTCACGCAGCACAGTCGAAAACAGCTTGCACAGGCCCTGACCCTCAGCACGACCATGCTCAACGGCGGTAACCTTGCTCCTGACCGGCAGACCAGGGGCCTGCTTGCCTTTTTCAGGGATAATGCCTGGCAAGACGGCATCTTTGTGCAGGGTGGACAGCTCAACCGTCCCGACGGAACAGCTGTTTGGCAGCCGAATCGCTCTCCAAAAGCTGTTGATGTCAACACGTGGGGCATTGCCGCACTTGGTCCGGCAACGATTGATGACTGGTTCGGGTTTGGTGCGGCCTTTCGCAACTGGCAAAATGTGAAAAACTGGGGTGGCTACGGCCAGGGTTCAACCTTGTGGGGAGTTGGTTTTTCCGACCAGGACGGCAATGGGATCGACTCCTCCGGCAGGTACCGGCAAGGTGTTCTGTCAACGGAATGGACTGCCGGTGCAATAACCATGGTTCGGGCAATGCTTGCTCACTATCGGGCTGTACCTGCACTGTCACCGGATCATCAGCAATCTGCAGAAATGGTTATGTCCCTGCAGCAGGATGAACAGTCCATGCTCACAGCACTGAACAGGCTTCGTCTTGACAGCTATGCGGCTGCAAATTTTCCGGGAACACCAGATCGCTACAGTGCACTCTTCCCTCTTTCGACCAGACCCTACCTCTATGCAAGCCGCCGCTATCTCATTCCGTTTGGCTGGTATGCCAACCCGATTCCCTCCACCTGCGCCACGGCTTGGATATTCATGGTGGCGAACGGCTACAATCCTTTTGTCCCCGGTGGTTGACCATACGCAGTACGGGCTGTTTGACGAAACACCCGGCCAATGGGTGTTCAACAGATCAGGGTCGTGCAGGCATCAGCATCTCTCTGCTCTGTACACACGTACGCGGCCTCACCCAGATGAAAAAGCCACGCAACCGCCTGTTTTACCTCTTGTTGCCTGAGAAAGTATGGGGTATGGTCTGGGCAATTTTTTAAGAAGAAACTTTATTATGCATGATTTTTAACAGGCAGACAGCCTGATCCCAGCAGCACCCTCCACGCTTAAACATGTAATCTCAATCAGTTAACTTTCTCTTGTTCTGCACAGCATTGCACATCCGAATCGACCTTGTCGAAACGCCCTGTTTGTTGTCAGGAGATTGTTATGACAAGATTTGATGCATCAACAGCAGACACTTCAATGGTTAAGGATGAATTATCGTCCCAGGTTGCTATTTTACTCTGTACGTACCAGGGACAGGCCTATCTGGCTGAACAACTGGATTCTTTTACTGGGCAAACCTACAACAATTGGCGAGTGTGGGCATCTGATGATAACTCTCAGGATAACACTGCTGCAATTCTTCAAGCCTACCAACAGAAGTGGTTACCCGGAAGCCTCACCATCTGTTGTGGGCCAAATCAAGGATTTGTTGCAAACTTTTTGTCACTAACCTGTAATGTTAAAATCAAAGCTGATTACTATGCCTATGCCGATCAGGACGATATCTGGGAACCAGATAAGCTTGAAGGTGCAGTACAGTGGCTGAAGACCATTCCGGCAGACATACCCGCCCTGTACTGTTCGCGAACCCGATTGGTTGATGCCCGCAATAATGAAATCGGTTTTTCGCCACTTTTTTCAAAACCTCCGAGCTTTGCCAATGCCCTTACGCAAAACATTGCCAGTGGCAACACCATGGTCTTCAACAATGCAGCCCGCAGCCTTCTTTATGAGGCAGGAGAAAAAATCCCTGTCGTTATTCATGACTGGTGGGTGTATATGGTGGTCACTGGGTGCGGTGGCCATGTCTTTTACGACCCCACGCCAACCTTACGTTACCGCCAGCATGACAGTAACCTGATCGGTATGAACGCCACCTTGGCAGCCCGTTACAATCGTCTTCGTTCTTACTGGCAAGGCAGTTTTCAAGACTGGAGTGATCGTAACATCAAATGCTTACAGAGATTACGTCATAGAATAACCCCGAAAAACCTAGAGATCCTGGAGCAATTTACAAAGGCGCGCACCATGCCCCTTTTTCAACGTCTCATACATCTCAAAAAAAGTGGTATTTATCGACAAACCCTGAGCGATAATCTGGGATTAATCGCAGCCACAATTTTTAAAAAAATATGACACGGTAATGCTTCACACGTTAATCAACATTTTATTCCAAAATAGCAGTCCCGTATCAACAACCAGATGTGGCAAAAACATATGCTTATCTTTTTCGAGGTATCACGCTGATGTATGATTTTTCAACAAGCCCCAAGGCGCTGATAACCAGTCTCTGGCAGTATCGAGAACTGATCATAGCCTCGACCAAACGAGAAGTGCTCGGTCGCTACCGTGGATCTGTCCTGGGGCTGCTCTGGTCATTTTTCATCCCCTTATTTATGTTGGCAGTCTACACCTTTGTGTTCAGTGTTGTATTTCAAGCTCGCTGGGGAGCAGAAAGCGAATCCAGAACCGAATTTGCCCTGGTGTTATTTGCCGGCCTGATCGTGTTCCACCTGTTCAGTGACTGTATAAACCGGGCACCAGGCCTGATTCTCAGCAATGTCAACTATGTTAAAAAAGTGGTTTTCCCTCTAGAAACTTTACCTTTTATCAGTTTACTGGCGGCCCTTTTCCATACTCTAATCAGCCTGCTGGTGTGGTTGGTGGCCTATGTTCTGCTCTATGGCGTGCCCCATGTCACTGTACTGCTGTTGCCGGTTGTGATCTTTCCCTACACCCTGTTCATTCTGGGACTAAGTTGGACTTTAGCATCACTTGGTGTTTTTTTGCGGGATGTTTCGCAGTTGGTTGGCGTACTTACCACCGTGCTTTTATTCATGAGCGCAATTTTTTTCCCAGTCAGTGCCCTGCCGGAAAACTACCGTTTGGTTTTATATTTGAACCCTCTTGTCTGGTTTATAAAAATGACTCGAGATGTTCTTTTTTGGGGTAATTTCCCGGAATTGTGGCCATTAACTTTATGCTGGTTGACCAGCAGTCTAGTGGCTTGGCTAGGTTTTGCCTGGTTTCAGAAAACACGAAAGGGGTTTGCCGATGTCCTCTGAAATCGCCATTAAGGTTGAAAACCTTAGTAAATGTTACCAGATTTACAATACTCCGCGTGACCGGCTCAAACAATTCATCCTTCCCCGAATCCAACACGTAGTAGGAAAACAACCTCAACAATACTACCGAGAGTTCTGGGCACTGAAGGATATCTCGTTCGAGGTTAAAAAAGGTGAAACAGTCGGCATCATCGGCCGCAACGGCAGTGGTAAGTCCACCTTGTTACAACTGATCTGCGGCACCTTATATCCCACCAGCGGTCTTGTTCAGACCCATGGACGCATTGCAGCGTTGTTAGAGCTTGGTTCCGGATTTAACCCGGAGTTCAGTGGCCGTGAGAACGTCTACATGAGCTGCGCCCTGCTCGGTCTAAAGAAGGACGAAATCGACAGACGATTCGATGATATTGCCGCTTTTGCCGACATTGGCGATTTCATCGAGCAGCCGGCAAAAAGCTACTCAAGCGGCATGTTCGTGCGCTTAGCCTTTGCGGTTAATGTCATTTCCTCTCCAGACATCATGGTTGTGGATGAGGCACTTGCCGTTGGCGACATGAATTTCCAGGCCAAGTGCATGACCGCGCTTACTCGTTTTCAGGAAAATGGAGGAACGGTCCTGTTCGTCAGCCATGATGTGGGCGCGGTCAAAAGCTTATGCAAACAAGCGGTATATCTGGAACACGGCAAAGTCGTCAGCACCGGACCTGCACCAGAAGTAGCAGAACGATATGTACGCACCATGCGGGAAGAGATAAGTCAGGAGGTTCGCAAGTTTGTACGGGTATCCAGCGGATTTTCTCAAGATCAAGCCCATGAACCTTCTTCATCGGTGGTGAATGAGAAGGACCAACCTGGGACAGATAATCTGATCGATACCAGAATGGCCGAGCATTCTTTCAAACGATCAGAAGAGTTTGACCGTCGTGCCGCAGCAATGCGATACGGCTCGGGTGGTGTCCATATCACTTACGTTGAACTTCTGGACCTTGAGGGTAACCCACTGCAACTCGTCAGCTTCAACCAGGAAGTCAGAATTGTTATCTATGTCGAGTCAGAATGTGAAAAGGAAATATCTGTTAACTTCAACATACTTGATGATAAAAAAATCAACCTGGTTGCTGGCAACTTTCTGTTAGCTGAGCGTGACTTCCTGATTGTTAAGTCAGGGAGTCGCTATCGTATCGAATACAGCCTGTGTCTTCCGATACAAGACGGCATTTATAGCCTCTGCGCCCTTATCTCAACCCCCATAAAACGAGGTGTTAGCGTAGACTACTTAGATGTTGTAAGTGATGCTGTGATCTTTAATGTTGATCGCTGGGATGTAGCGAAAATCTGGTCAAAGGTATTCATCCCAGTCAACCTGAGAATAGGTCACTTCCCTGATAACAGACCTTAAAAATTAACTACTATGTTAATAACAAAAAATTTTTTAATGTTAAATAATCCAAAAACGGGATCAACATTTTCCCGTTCCGTAATAAAACAAGTAGTCGAAAAAAGAAGGGTATGGGATCATAGCGAGTTTTGTATTGATTTGCAGTTGCCGAATATAAAAATCAAAGGACAATCTCGCCCTGCCGATCAGCACGGCACCTATTCTCAAATACCTTTTGAATATAGCCATTTACCTGTGGTTTCAATAATTCGCAATCCTTATGACAGGGTGGTTTCGACTTACGAGTTCAGACATTGGGCTGAGTGGACTGCTGTACCCAAAGAAATTATCTCTAAAACTTTTAAAAAATTCCCTGACCTGAGTTTTGAAGAATATGTGCGCTTTACAGATTATGAAATGATCTATGGGCGTTTTAATGGGATCTCGCCTAAAGCCAACATAGGAAATCAAACTGCACAATTTATCCAGATGTTTTTTAAAAATCCGAATGTTGTATTAGACTCAATTGATGAAAATTACATTAAATCAAAAAGTGCTGCTAGTGTCCCGTGCGGTTAATAGAGTCTTTTAATATTTCTTGTGTTATAGTGCCGTATGGCACGCAAACACGAGAAATTTACGATAACAGACGAACAACGCCAAGACCTTGAGGCGTTGTTGCGCTCACCGAAAACAGCCCAAGATCTGGCATCTCGGGCCAAGATTATCCTCTTAACGGCATCAGGTAAAACTGCCGAGGATTTGATTGTCGAATTAGGGACAACTTTTCGCACAATCTATCGATGGAGGAAACGATTTAAAGAGTATGGCATCCACGGGCTTGTCGATCGTCCTCGTAGCGGCCAGCCAAAAAAACTGACCGATGCAACGGTCAAAGAAGTTTTGCGGATGACAGTTGAGTGCATTCCTCATGAGGCAACCCATTGGAGTGTTCGCCTTATGGCCAAAGCCGCCAAGGTCACCACGTGGCAGGTGCGACAGATATGGAATGCAGCCGATTTAAAACCGCATCGGCTTAAAAATTTCAAAATCAGCAATGATCCGAATTTTGCTGAGAAAGTAATCGATATTGTTGGCCTGTACATGAATCCACCTGAAAATGCGGCTGTGTTTTCCGTTGATGAGAAAACGCAGATTCAAGCGTTGGATCGTACCCAGCCAATGTTGCCCATGCGGCCCGGCCAGATTGAGCGTCGCACGCATGATTACAAACGAAATGGCACCACCAATTTATACGCTGCCTTCGACATTTTAACCGGACAAGTGCTTGGCCGAACAACCAAAAGGCATCGAGCCAAGGAGTTTCTCGACTTCTTGCGGCAGTTGAATAGGGCCGTTCCAGCCGAGGTTGCCCTCCATGTCATACTGGACAACAGCAGTACCCATAAAACGGCAGATGTGATGCAATGGCTCAAGGCCCACCCTCGGTTTACGTTCCATTTCACACCAACCAGTGCATCATGGCTGAATGCGGTTGAAAGCTGGTTCGGCCAACTGGAGCGCAGAGCCATCCACCGAGGGGTGTTTACAAGTGTCAAAGATCTCAGAGATGAAATCCACCGCTTCATCAAGCAGCACAATAACAGATCGGCCAAGCCATTCACATGGACAAAGACTGCAGCGGTGATACTTGAAAAGGTCTCAAAATTAAAAGACGACACTAACCAAACAGGACACTAGCGATATGGGGTCAATAATTTTCTTGCGACAGGAGTTTTTACGAAATGATTTGAAGTTGTTTCTCTTAGGTGTTGGCTTTTCTGAGGATGAATGCGATCCTATAATCAATGAACCTGATATTAATGTAACCCCGAAAAAGTCATCAAACCGAAGTAGTTATTGGACATCAGAAACCGTTGACTATATAACATATAAAGAAAGATTATTATTTGATGTGCTTGCATCAAAAGGAGTCTTTTATGAAAAGCCATTGGCCAATACCTGACAAGTTATCTTTGGACAAGCATGCACGATTGGCATTCGTGATTGGTACCGGGCGTTGCGGTACTACCATGCTCGCTCAAATCCTGAATGCGCATTCACGAATTTGTGTGCCTCACGAATTACAGCTTATATTCGGCTACAGTGGCAATGGTCCACGACTTTATGAGTACTTTGCAACAGCAGAAACGCAGACATGGCAGGCACCTGAGTTTATAAAGGTTGTGGGTAATTTGTGTCCGCATCAGTTTGAAAAATTCTTCGACTATCAGGAGTTTTTCAACGCTCGAGAATATCCGGAAAAAGATCTTAGCCTGCTGCTGTCAGATCTGTACTCTGCCACTGCCAAGAGCAAAGGAAAGAATTTTTTTCTGGAACAGACACCATGGTATGGACAGCGGCTTGATCTCATGAACAAGCTTTTTCCTGAAGCCAAATTCATTCATATAATTCGCGATGGGCGGGATGTTGCTCTTTCTTTTGCACGCACACCCTGGTGGCACGACTCTTCAGCAGATAACCTTGAACGTTGGGGAAATGAGGTGTCAAAAATTGCAGACGATGCAAAAAAAATTCTGGAAACACATCAATATTTAGAAATCAAATATGAGGAATTTGTGCTTGCCCCAGAAGTCCATACTTCCCGTATGTTAAACTTTTTAGGTTTTTCCTTCGAAGACGGGATGCTGTTACCTGAAAAATTAATCGATTATTCGGTCTACCGAAAAATGAAGATGGATAGCCACATGTCCAGCGAGTTCAACAAGTGGAACAAGCAGAAGAAAAAAGCGGTATTTGCTGATAACGTTTTCGGCTGGAAACGCTCAAACCCTGAAATGTTTAACGATATGTCGGGTCAAACGCGAGCAGCCCTTAGACGTTTCGGATACGAGGCCTAATGATTCCCGTCACTAAAACTACCCTTCCCGACTTTGATGACTTTGCAAGTCACTTGAAAGATGTTTGGCATACCGCTGTTCTTACCAACAACGGCCCTCTTGTTAAACATCTGTCAGCAGCACTGGCTGAAACTCTTGGCGTCGAGCACATTCAGCTCGTAAGCAATGGCACTCTGGCTATTCAGCTGGCCATCAAGGCCCTGGATCTCCGAGGCGAAATCATTACCACGCCATACAGTTACGTGGCCACAACCAATGCCATACTTTGGGAAGGCTGCACACCGGTGTTCGTGGATGTTGCTCCCCAATCATTTTGCATTGATGCAAATCTGATTGAAGCAGCAATTACAAAAAAAACAACCGCCATCCTGGCTACTCATGTTTACGGTTATCCTTGCGATGTTGTACGCATTCAAGAAATAGCAAATCGTCATAACCTTAAAGTAATCTATGACGCTGCCCATGCTTTTGGTGTGCGTTTGAATGAAGAATCATTGTTGAGACACGGCGACTGTAGTACTTTGAGCTTCCATGCAACTAAGCTTTTCCATACAGCTGAGGGCGGAGCCGTCGTTTGCCGTGATGAAAAAGTGGCTAAACGGGTTTTTCTTATGAGCAAGTTCGGACACGTGGGCGAGGATGAGTACCTCGACCTTGGCATCAATGCCAAGATGTCCGAACTGCACGCCGCTATGGGTTTAGCCGTTTTACCAAAGGTTGATGAGATCATTGCCGCACGTTGTGAACGCTCTGGCTGGTATGACAGATACCTGGCAGATTTGAAGCTGCAGCGCCCTGGGGTTGTTAATGGCCTGGAGTATAATTACGCGTATTATCCTGTTGTTTTCAACACCCATGAATCTATGATGGCTGCTCGAAAACTCTTGCAGGCCCACAACATATTCCCAAGAAGATATTTCCACCCCTCTCTGAACACACTACCTTTTTTACATAAAAATTTGCAAAAACCATGTCCAGTTTCAGAATCACTGTCTCAACGTGTGCTGGCTCTCCCCCTTTACGTAACACTTACCCGGCAGGAAGTTAACATGATCTCAAGTTGCATTAAAAATGCAATTACTGTTTAAGGAGGTTCGCTTGAAGCTGGCAATCATGCAGCCTTACCTGTTTCCTTACCTGGGTTATTTTCAACTTATAAAAGCTGTGGATATGTTCGTTATTTATGATGACGTACAGTATATAAAAAGAGGATGGATTAATCGTAACCATATCTTTTCACAAAACGGTAAACAACGTATTACGCTGCAAGTGCTAGGTGGCAGTTTAAACTCTCTGATTAATCAGGTTAAGGTGGGCAGCAACGGAGAAAAATTATTAAAAACACTTCAACATAACTACAGTAAATCACCATATTTTAAAGATATATTTCCCCTGCTGGAACGAATTTTACTGCAAAAAGAAAAAAATTTAGTTCATTTTTTGGACTATGCCTTAAAACAGACCTGTGAATATTTGAATGTACATCCGAAATGGTATTTTTCTTCATCCTTAACAAAAGACAATACATTACAAGGACAGGACAAAATTCTTTCTATCTGTAAGACTTTAGGAGTTAATGAATATATCAATCTACCTGGTGGACGAGGTCTGTATAATCATGAAAAATTCCACCAAAAAGACCTGCGACTATCATTTATTCAACCACGAGCTGTTGAATATCAACAATTCAATACATCTTTCATACCAAATCTTTCTATTATTGATGTAATGATGTTCAATAGTCAGAAACAGTGCGGTCGATTTTTAAAGGAATACGATGTCAACTGAAACACGATCAAAAAAATTTCAAAAAAACGAAGATCTAGAGTTTCTTCTTCGGGAACTGGGTAAAGATTTACAACCAACTGAAAACCAACTTGTTCATCATTATCTGGATAAATCTCTGCCATACCCTCTTATCCTGATAATGGGTCCATTACGCAGTGGCACCACCCTGTTTCTCCAGTGGCTTGCCAATACCGGTCTCATTGCTTACCCCACCAACCTGCTATCGCGATTTTATCAGTCACCCATTATTGGTGCAAAAATACAGCTTCTGTTGACTGATCCACAATACAACTTTCGCGACGAGTTGGGAGAATTTGCCCATCAGACTGCGTACAGATCCGAGAACGGTAAGACTAAAGGTGTACTCGCTCCGAATGAGTTCTGGTACTTTTGGCGGCGGTTTCTGGCCGAACCGGACCGCGATGTGTGGACGGATGAAGAGTTGCTGCAAACTGTGGACACACAAAATATGCTGGCTGAGTTAACCGGGTTGATGACTGTATTTCAAAAACCCTTTGCAGCCAAAGGGATGCTGTTTAATTACAATATTCCTTTTATGAACTCTATTTTAAACAAGGTGTTGTTCGTTCATATTACAAGAGATGAGCATGCTAATGCAGTCTCGGTACTTGAAGCGCGTAAACGCCAATTTGATGATAAGAGAAAATGGTATTCTTTTAATATTCCGGAAAAAACAGAACTGATGCAACTTGCACCATTTGAACAGGCCTTAGGCCAGGTTCGCGCTATTAATAAGGCAGTTAAGTCAGGGTTAACAAAGGTTGCTGAATCCAGAAAAATGACTGTTCAATACGAAGAGTTTTGCGATTGTCCCAAAAAATATTTTGAGATACTCATGTCTAAAATAGAGATGCCAGAAACTCCCTATCAGGGGAAAACCTACTTTAAAGCAACCCGGCTGAAAACAGATAACTCAACAATCAGCATATCTTAATCGGATGAGTAACAATATTCTGAAAACATGGGCTGCGTGCACGGTATAAAAATTCCACCACACCTTCACAGGTATCATATCAGTAATTACGGCTAATGCTACACATGTATTGTTTGTCTGTAAAAACATCATCTTAACAGTACACAGTTTGCAACTTTTACCCGTATTGCAATCTCATTCTTCACATCCAGACAATATAAATACCAGCAGACAATATGACTTCGACACCAAGAATATCCGTTATTTTAACATCATTCAATCATGCTTTATTTTTGCGTGAAGCCATTGACAGTGTTTTAAACCAAACGTTTCAAGACTTTGAACTCATCATCTGGGACGATGCCTCTAAAGACAACTCCTGGGATATTATTCAAAGCTACAATGATCCACGTATCAAATCTTTTCGTAACGATGAACAAAGACGAGGTGTTTACGGGCTTAACAAAGCAATTTCCGAAGTGGCCTTAGGTGAATTCATTGCCATTCACCATTCAGATGATGTTTGGGAAGAAAAAAAACTTGAGAAACAATTTGATATTTTTACACAATGTCCAGATATAGGAGCTGTTTTTACCTGGGTACAAATTATTGATGAAAACGGGTACAAACTAGACCTTGACTGGTTTAATCGACCATACAATCGATGGCAGCTGCTTAGAGAACTTTTTTCAGGTGAAAATCATCTGAATCATCCAAGTGCCCTTGTACGGAAGAGTTGTTATGACAGTGTGGGGCTTTACAAATTTGGCCTTGCACAAACTGCTGATGCTGAGATGTGGTCTCGTTTACTCCTGCAGCACAATGCTGCGGTTGTAGAGGAAAGACTGGTCAAACACAGATTTTTTTCGGATGGTTCGAATACGAGCAGCTTATCAAACAACAATAAAATTCGTGCTCAAAATGAATGGTATATACTGCGATGCAACTTTTTGAATTGTAAGAAATTCGAGGACCTGCTCCAAATTTTTCCAGAAATCTCTGAGGTATGTAGCGAGAAGGACTTTTCAATTGTCAGGGCGTTAGCATACGTCTCATTGACCCCTAATATGCCACGAAGTGCTTGGGGATTTGGCATCAACATCTTATATCATGAGATAACAAACACTGTGCACAGTTCGGCCCTATGCAATAAATATGATTATAGAAATCTGTTAATAGAAAGTGGACTATTTGATGTATACAGCATCTTACCAGACACTAAAACCAACAACCTAAAGAAACACATTGATGAACAAAACGAACAGATTGATTTACAGGAAAAATACATTGATACTCTGGTACAATCTCGGTCATGGAGATGGACAAAACCATTGCGCCTCATTGAACAACACACACAACAAATTATTCAGCAGTTACGTGATGTATTAAATGCTAAACGTGATCGAAATATCTAACAACAATATCCATTCTCCTTATGTTCAAATGATGCATTTATACAGAAATTATAGCTGCTTGCGAAGCAATTATTATAAACATTCCTTCTAATCAGATCTGTGCAGTACGTGAAAGAGCAATAGAAATTATCCACATTTCCGGACTGTATGAAAGCAACTATTATTGCGTTGTGTATTCGAACATTAAAAAAAATATATGATTTGACATGGAATTACTATACGGCTGGCGGAAAGGAAAAAACTTCTGATAATTTTGATGCTATTAATAAGTACGTTAATCACCGAACATTGGAATCATGTTTGGCAAACGATTCATACTCAATAGATTGAATTACCGTTTAATCGTAAGACCCGAGGGCTGGAAAATGTACGTTGATTAATGACCGCCTTAATATCAGCTATCTCAATACAAATTCAGACAAAATTTTAAATTTTACCCACGGATATCGAAATTCATGAAAATTATTCTGACCGCCCATCAATTTCTTCCAGAATACAACTTCGGCACTGAGGTGCTGACCTATAGCGTGGCAAAGGACTTAGTAGAACGTGGTCACGAGGTTTCTGTCCTGACAGGAGCACCAGCAAAGACATCATTAAACGATGACGAGCGTTTTGATGAGTACCAGATAGATGGCATTAACGTATACCGTTTTACACACGAATTCATCCCCATGGGTGATCAAAATGTGATTATGGAAATAGAGTACACCAACAACCTGGTGGCTCGTTACTTTCGGAAACTATTAAATAATGTTAAACCCGA
It includes:
- a CDS encoding glycosyltransferase, with protein sequence MTSTPRISVILTSFNHALFLREAIDSVLNQTFQDFELIIWDDASKDNSWDIIQSYNDPRIKSFRNDEQRRGVYGLNKAISEVALGEFIAIHHSDDVWEEKKLEKQFDIFTQCPDIGAVFTWVQIIDENGYKLDLDWFNRPYNRWQLLRELFSGENHLNHPSALVRKSCYDSVGLYKFGLAQTADAEMWSRLLLQHNAAVVEERLVKHRFFSDGSNTSSLSNNNKIRAQNEWYILRCNFLNCKKFEDLLQIFPEISEVCSEKDFSIVRALAYVSLTPNMPRSAWGFGINILYHEITNTVHSSALCNKYDYRNLLIESGLFDVYSILPDTKTNNLKKHIDEQNEQIDLQEKYIDTLVQSRSWRWTKPLRLIEQHTQQIIQQLRDVLNAKRDRNI